In Pseudomonas sp. GCEP-101, one DNA window encodes the following:
- the ampD gene encoding 1,6-anhydro-N-acetylmuramyl-L-alanine amidase AmpD → MQIDPESGWCLDAQRCPSPNFNARPEGEEVSLLVIHNISLPPGRFGTCKVQEFFQNRLDADEHPYFASICSLTVSAHFLIERDGSLFQFVSCNARAWHAGVSRFDGRENCNDFSIGIELEGTDTEPYSERQYEVLAELTRQLRKVYPAITAERIQGHCDIAPERKTDPGEAFDWARYLADIGAGVKKEST, encoded by the coding sequence ATGCAGATCGACCCCGAATCCGGCTGGTGCCTCGACGCCCAGCGCTGTCCCTCGCCGAACTTCAACGCCCGCCCCGAGGGCGAGGAAGTCTCGCTGCTGGTCATCCACAACATCAGCCTGCCGCCCGGCCGGTTCGGCACGTGCAAGGTGCAGGAGTTCTTCCAGAACCGCCTGGACGCCGACGAGCATCCCTACTTCGCCAGCATCTGCAGCCTGACGGTGTCCGCGCATTTCCTCATCGAGCGCGACGGTTCGCTGTTCCAGTTCGTCTCGTGCAACGCGCGCGCCTGGCATGCCGGCGTGTCGCGCTTCGACGGGCGCGAAAACTGCAATGATTTCTCCATCGGCATCGAGCTGGAGGGTACCGATACCGAACCCTACAGCGAGCGGCAGTATGAAGTGCTGGCGGAGCTGACCCGGCAATTGCGCAAGGTGTACCCGGCGATCACTGCTGAGCGCATCCAGGGTCACTGCGACATCGCCCCCGAGCGCAAGACCGACCCCGGCGAGGCCTTCGACTGGGCGCGCTACCTGGCCGATATCGGCGCCGGCGTGAAGAAGGAGTCGACATGA
- the ampE gene encoding regulatory signaling modulator protein AmpE yields MSFLVLLLVLLVEKFSSWRAKVQRDGWWLGWLDTVGGIQSLMAQPWLGLLVAILPPLLLLALLLTVLEPVAYGLLALPVQLLVVVWSLGRGDVLRAIGPFRDAWRREDAQAAYHVAERDLGVQVQADGDDDLLAVVQGTLVWEAYQAFFAVIFWYALLGPVAALAYRLLAIAAEQSRQPELRERAAQLRHAFDWLPSRALVLSFALVGNFVAVTRMLLHDLLAWDVPAARLLARAGYVAEDFNEGGLGAKGVASLDALWQLLVRSAVLWYAVFAIWTLLL; encoded by the coding sequence ATGAGTTTCCTGGTGCTGTTGCTGGTCCTGCTGGTCGAGAAGTTTTCCAGCTGGCGTGCCAAGGTGCAGCGTGATGGTTGGTGGCTGGGCTGGCTAGATACCGTGGGCGGCATCCAGTCGCTGATGGCGCAGCCCTGGCTCGGCCTGCTGGTGGCGATCCTGCCGCCGTTGCTACTGCTGGCGCTGTTGCTGACCGTGCTGGAACCGGTGGCCTACGGCCTGCTGGCGCTGCCGGTGCAACTGCTGGTGGTGGTCTGGAGCCTGGGGCGCGGCGACGTGCTGCGCGCCATCGGGCCCTTCCGCGACGCCTGGCGCCGCGAGGACGCGCAGGCCGCCTATCACGTCGCCGAGCGCGACCTGGGCGTGCAGGTGCAGGCCGATGGCGACGACGACCTGCTCGCCGTGGTGCAGGGCACGCTGGTGTGGGAGGCCTACCAGGCCTTCTTCGCGGTGATCTTCTGGTACGCGCTGCTCGGCCCGGTGGCTGCGCTGGCCTATCGGCTGCTGGCCATCGCTGCCGAACAGAGCCGCCAGCCGGAACTGCGCGAGCGCGCCGCGCAGCTGCGGCACGCCTTCGACTGGCTGCCCTCGCGTGCGCTGGTGCTGAGCTTCGCCCTGGTCGGCAACTTCGTCGCGGTGACCCGCATGCTGCTGCACGACCTGCTGGCCTGGGACGTGCCTGCCGCTCGTCTGCTGGCCCGTGCCGGCTACGTCGCCGAAGACTTCAACGAAGGCGGCCTGGGCGCCAAGGGCGTCGCCAGCCTCGACGCGCTCTGGCAGCTGCTGGTGCGCTCCGCGGTGCTCTGGTACGCCGTCTTCGCCATCTGGACGCTGCTGCTCTGA
- a CDS encoding methyl-accepting chemotaxis protein, with protein MAATAQEVARSAAVAVGSARNVNQETTSGRALVESQVGSIQRLAGEIDESVAVINQLAADSASISRVLDVIKGIAEQTNLLALNAAIEAARAGEQGRGFAVVADEVRTLAKRTQQSTEEIEQMIARLQNGVGAAVKAMGSSHQTADGTVSQSAQVQQALENILQAVGAIVDQNQQIAAAAEQQTAVAHDIDQNIVEINQAGERTSEGASETERASRELAGQVVELKRLIGAFRV; from the coding sequence ATGGCCGCGACCGCCCAGGAGGTCGCGCGCAGCGCTGCCGTGGCAGTGGGCAGCGCGCGCAACGTGAACCAGGAAACCACCAGCGGCCGTGCCCTGGTGGAGTCCCAGGTGGGCAGCATCCAGCGCCTGGCCGGCGAGATCGACGAGTCGGTGGCGGTGATCAACCAGCTGGCCGCCGACAGCGCTTCCATCAGCCGCGTGCTGGACGTGATCAAGGGCATCGCCGAACAGACCAACCTGCTGGCGCTCAACGCCGCCATCGAGGCCGCGCGCGCCGGCGAGCAGGGCAGGGGCTTCGCGGTCGTGGCCGACGAAGTGCGGACCCTGGCCAAGCGCACCCAGCAGTCCACCGAAGAGATCGAGCAGATGATCGCGCGCCTGCAGAACGGCGTGGGCGCCGCGGTGAAGGCCATGGGCAGCAGCCACCAGACCGCCGATGGCACCGTCAGCCAGTCGGCCCAGGTGCAGCAGGCGCTGGAGAACATCCTCCAGGCGGTGGGCGCCATCGTCGACCAGAACCAGCAGATCGCCGCCGCCGCCGAGCAGCAGACCGCCGTGGCCCATGATATCGACCAGAACATCGTCGAGATCAACCAGGCCGGCGAGCGTACTTCCGAAGGGGCCAGCGAGACCGAGCGCGCCAGCCGCGAACTGGCCGGGCAGGTGGTGGAGCTGAAACGACTGATCGGCGCGTTCCGCGTCTGA
- a CDS encoding TatD family hydrolase: MRLIDTHNHLDCADFAQDRAAVLQRSRARGVERQVLLGVFRENWEDVWALVEQEPDLYAALGLHPIYLARHRPEHLQALRAWLERLAGHPKLCAVGEIGLDYYLEDLDRDGQQAIFEEQLRIAIDFELPVLLHVRRAHAAMIATLKRYKPTRQGIVHAFAGSREEAREYLKLGFRLGLGGAPTWPQANRLRKVVPEIPLEAIVLETDSPDMAPSMYPGVRNSPEHLPEICTALAELKGISPQELASASTRNAMELFGWR, encoded by the coding sequence ATGCGCCTGATCGACACCCACAACCACCTCGACTGCGCGGACTTCGCCCAGGACCGCGCCGCCGTGCTGCAACGCAGCCGCGCGCGGGGGGTGGAGCGCCAGGTGCTGCTGGGGGTGTTCCGCGAGAACTGGGAGGACGTCTGGGCGCTGGTCGAGCAGGAGCCGGACCTCTACGCCGCCCTGGGCCTGCACCCGATCTACCTGGCGCGGCACAGGCCGGAACATCTGCAGGCGCTGCGCGCGTGGCTGGAGCGCCTGGCCGGCCACCCGAAACTCTGCGCGGTGGGCGAGATCGGCCTGGACTATTACCTGGAAGACCTCGACCGCGACGGCCAGCAGGCCATCTTCGAGGAACAGCTGCGCATCGCCATCGATTTCGAGCTGCCGGTGCTGCTGCACGTGCGCCGCGCCCATGCCGCGATGATCGCCACGCTCAAGCGCTACAAGCCCACGCGCCAGGGCATCGTCCACGCCTTCGCCGGCAGCCGCGAGGAGGCCCGCGAATACCTCAAGCTGGGCTTCCGCCTGGGCCTGGGCGGCGCGCCGACCTGGCCGCAGGCCAACCGCCTGCGCAAGGTGGTGCCGGAGATTCCGCTGGAAGCCATCGTGCTGGAAACTGACTCGCCGGACATGGCGCCGTCTATGTACCCCGGCGTACGCAACAGCCCCGAGCACCTGCCGGAAATCTGCACGGCGCTGGCGGAGCTCAAGGGCATCAGCCCGCAGGAGCTGGCCAGCGCCAGCACGCGCAATGCGATGGAGTTGTTCGGCTGGCGCTGA
- the cra gene encoding catabolite repressor/activator, which translates to MKLSDIARLAGVSVTTASYVINGKAVQRRISAATVERVRAVIEEHGYHPDQQAASLRRGQTRTLGFVLPDLENPSYAKLAKLLEQGARARGYQLLIACSDDEPDTERQVLNLFRGRRCDALIVASCLPAGDDSHARLQADGVPIIAVDRQLDPQRFCSVVSDDRDASQRLTASLLKPAPRSIALLGARPELIISQERAAGFRSALREFKGQVLIEHGETFSRPCGRRLMEELLAGQGQLPDALITTSYVLLEGVFDVLQALPSGWPADLRIATFGDTQLLDFVPLKVNAISQQHALIAERALDLALAAIERNDYTPGVHPIPRNLTLRTE; encoded by the coding sequence TTGAAACTCAGTGATATCGCCCGCCTGGCCGGTGTTTCGGTCACCACCGCCAGCTACGTGATCAATGGCAAGGCCGTCCAGCGCCGCATCAGCGCCGCCACGGTGGAGCGCGTGCGCGCGGTGATCGAGGAGCACGGCTACCACCCCGACCAGCAGGCCGCCAGCCTGCGCCGCGGGCAGACCCGCACCCTGGGCTTCGTCCTGCCGGACCTGGAGAACCCCAGCTACGCCAAGCTGGCCAAGCTGCTCGAACAGGGCGCCCGGGCGCGCGGCTACCAGTTGCTGATCGCCTGCTCCGACGACGAGCCGGACACCGAGCGCCAGGTACTCAACCTGTTCCGCGGGCGACGCTGTGACGCGCTGATCGTCGCCAGCTGCCTGCCCGCCGGCGACGACAGCCATGCGCGCCTGCAGGCCGACGGCGTGCCGATCATCGCCGTGGACCGCCAGCTCGATCCGCAACGCTTCTGCTCAGTGGTCAGCGACGACCGCGACGCCAGCCAGCGGCTCACCGCCAGCCTGCTCAAGCCGGCGCCGCGCAGCATTGCCCTGCTCGGCGCGCGGCCGGAGCTGATCATCTCCCAGGAGCGCGCCGCGGGCTTCCGCAGCGCCCTGCGCGAGTTCAAGGGCCAGGTGCTGATCGAGCACGGCGAGACCTTCAGCCGCCCCTGCGGCCGTCGCCTGATGGAGGAGCTGCTGGCCGGCCAGGGCCAACTGCCCGACGCGCTGATCACCACCTCCTACGTGCTGCTCGAAGGGGTATTCGACGTGCTCCAGGCGCTGCCCAGCGGTTGGCCGGCGGACCTGCGCATCGCCACCTTCGGCGATACCCAGTTGCTGGACTTCGTGCCGCTGAAGGTCAATGCGATTTCCCAGCAGCACGCGCTGATCGCCGAGCGCGCGCTTGACCTGGCGCTGGCCGCCATCGAGCGCAACGACTACACCCCGGGCGTGCACCCGATCCCGCGCAACCTCACGCTGCGCACGGAGTGA
- the ptsP gene encoding phosphoenolpyruvate--protein phosphotransferase, protein MLEFNAQQVRMGQRAADKQAALAMLGAALEDDGLVAPGYLAGIQAREAQGSTYLGQGIAIPHGTPDTRHLVQRTGVRLMHFPDGVHWGDGQTVHLAIAIAAKSDEHLRLLQLLTRALGDGEVGAALRTAQKPEDLLQLLQGGAPQPLLFDERLVGLGVAAEDFDELALAGARRLKKAGCVVPGFAAALHDQEALPLGAGLWWQDSTQCVTRPGLVFVTPARELSHAGQPVRGLFCLARQGDAQAELVARLGDLLVDGRAGELASATSVRAVLEALGGELPVDWPSIRVPLANPHGLHARPAQVLMVLARDFSGEIRVRIAEGDSAPVSIRSLSKLLSLGARRGQTLEFFAEPEIAEAALAAVRAAVEQGLGEEVEPLPDAVELVVESVQPDEQELQAVRAPDAGAQLQAIPASPGIAHGPAYVQVARAFEFAARGESPEAERPRLDEARTAISREIDALVARSQVKAIRDIFVTHQALLDDPELLDEVQARLVEGASAEAAWSQVIERVAGQQEALRDALLAERAADLRDVGRRVLARLCGVESAVEPAEPYILVMDEVGPSDVARLDPARVAGIVTARGGATSHSAIIARALGIPALVGAGESVLALASGTALLIDGEKGELTVAPDAQTLQDAQRQRDLRQRRAEQAEARRHEPAVTRDGHAVEVCANLGDTAGAAKAVELGAEGVGLLRTEFVFMDNPQAPDQATQEIEYRRVLDALQGRPLVARTLDVGGDKPLPYWPIPEETNPYLGIRGVRLTLQRPQIFRTQLRALLTAAAGRPLRIMFPMVGQVEEWRQARDLTLELCAELGGEHDLQLGIMVEVPSAALLAPVLAREVDFFSVGTNDLTQYALAIDRGHPSLSAQADGLHPAVLQLIDMTVRAAHAHGKWVGVCGELAADPLAVPLLVGLGVDELSVSARSIPLVKARVRELDLPTARALAQAALTLCSAADVRQSVALALPEVH, encoded by the coding sequence ATGCTCGAATTCAACGCGCAGCAGGTCCGCATGGGCCAGCGCGCTGCCGACAAGCAGGCCGCCCTGGCCATGCTCGGCGCCGCCCTCGAAGACGACGGCCTGGTCGCACCGGGCTACCTCGCCGGCATCCAGGCCCGCGAGGCGCAGGGCTCCACCTACCTCGGGCAGGGCATCGCCATCCCCCATGGCACGCCGGACACGCGCCACCTGGTGCAGCGCACCGGCGTGCGCCTGATGCACTTCCCCGACGGCGTGCACTGGGGCGACGGGCAGACCGTGCATCTGGCCATCGCCATTGCCGCCAAGTCCGACGAACACCTGCGCCTGTTGCAACTGCTCACCCGCGCGTTGGGTGACGGCGAGGTGGGCGCGGCGCTGCGTACGGCGCAAAAGCCCGAGGACCTGCTGCAATTGCTGCAGGGCGGCGCGCCGCAGCCCTTGCTGTTCGATGAGCGCCTGGTGGGGCTGGGCGTCGCTGCCGAAGATTTCGACGAGCTGGCGCTGGCGGGCGCGCGCCGGCTGAAGAAGGCCGGCTGCGTCGTCCCCGGCTTCGCCGCCGCGCTGCATGACCAGGAAGCCCTGCCGCTGGGCGCCGGCCTCTGGTGGCAGGACAGCACGCAGTGCGTCACCCGCCCCGGCCTGGTGTTCGTCACCCCAGCCCGCGAGCTGAGCCATGCCGGCCAGCCGGTGCGCGGCCTGTTCTGCCTGGCTCGCCAGGGCGATGCGCAGGCCGAGCTGGTGGCGCGCCTGGGCGACCTGCTGGTGGATGGCCGCGCCGGCGAGCTGGCGAGCGCCACCTCCGTGCGTGCGGTGCTGGAGGCCCTGGGCGGCGAACTGCCGGTGGACTGGCCGAGCATCCGCGTGCCGCTGGCCAACCCCCATGGCCTGCATGCGCGCCCGGCCCAGGTGCTGATGGTGCTGGCGCGGGACTTCAGCGGGGAGATTCGCGTGCGCATCGCCGAGGGCGACAGCGCGCCGGTGTCGATCCGCAGCCTCAGCAAGCTGCTCAGCCTCGGCGCGCGGCGCGGGCAGACCCTCGAGTTCTTCGCCGAACCGGAGATCGCCGAGGCCGCGCTGGCCGCCGTGCGGGCAGCGGTGGAGCAAGGACTGGGCGAGGAGGTCGAGCCGCTGCCGGACGCCGTCGAGCTGGTCGTCGAAAGCGTCCAGCCGGACGAGCAGGAACTGCAGGCCGTGCGGGCACCCGACGCAGGCGCGCAGCTCCAGGCCATCCCGGCGTCGCCGGGCATCGCCCATGGTCCGGCCTATGTGCAGGTGGCCCGCGCCTTCGAGTTCGCCGCCCGCGGCGAATCGCCCGAAGCCGAGCGCCCGCGCCTGGACGAGGCGCGCACCGCCATCAGCCGGGAAATCGACGCGCTGGTGGCGCGCAGCCAGGTCAAGGCGATCCGCGACATCTTCGTCACGCACCAGGCGCTGCTGGATGACCCGGAGTTGCTCGACGAGGTGCAGGCGCGCCTGGTCGAAGGCGCCAGCGCGGAAGCCGCCTGGAGCCAGGTGATCGAGCGCGTGGCTGGCCAGCAGGAGGCCCTGCGCGACGCGCTGCTGGCCGAGCGCGCGGCGGACCTGCGCGACGTCGGCCGGCGCGTGCTGGCGCGGCTGTGTGGCGTCGAGAGCGCCGTGGAGCCGGCGGAGCCCTACATCCTGGTGATGGATGAAGTCGGCCCGTCGGATGTGGCGCGGCTGGACCCGGCGCGCGTGGCCGGCATCGTCACCGCACGCGGCGGCGCCACCTCCCACAGCGCGATCATCGCCCGCGCGCTGGGCATTCCCGCGTTGGTGGGCGCTGGGGAGAGCGTGCTGGCGCTGGCCTCCGGCACTGCCCTGCTGATCGATGGCGAGAAGGGCGAGCTGACCGTCGCGCCGGATGCGCAAACGCTGCAGGACGCCCAGCGTCAGCGCGACCTGCGCCAGCGCCGCGCCGAGCAGGCCGAGGCGCGCCGCCATGAACCCGCGGTAACCCGCGACGGCCATGCCGTGGAAGTCTGCGCCAACCTGGGCGACACCGCCGGAGCGGCGAAAGCCGTGGAGCTGGGGGCGGAAGGCGTCGGCCTGCTGCGGACCGAGTTCGTCTTCATGGACAACCCTCAGGCGCCCGACCAGGCGACCCAGGAGATCGAGTACCGCCGCGTGCTCGATGCACTGCAAGGCCGCCCGCTGGTGGCGCGCACCCTCGATGTGGGCGGCGACAAACCGCTGCCGTACTGGCCGATCCCCGAGGAAACCAACCCCTACCTGGGCATCCGCGGCGTGCGTCTCACGCTGCAGCGGCCGCAGATCTTCCGCACCCAGCTGCGCGCCTTGCTCACCGCTGCCGCCGGCCGCCCGCTGCGCATCATGTTCCCCATGGTCGGGCAGGTGGAGGAGTGGCGCCAGGCCCGCGACCTCACCCTGGAACTCTGCGCCGAACTGGGCGGCGAGCATGACCTGCAACTGGGCATCATGGTCGAGGTGCCGTCGGCCGCGCTGCTCGCGCCGGTGCTGGCGCGCGAGGTGGACTTCTTCAGCGTCGGCACCAACGACCTGACCCAGTACGCGCTGGCCATCGACCGTGGCCACCCGAGCCTGTCCGCCCAGGCCGACGGCCTGCACCCGGCGGTGTTGCAACTGATCGACATGACCGTGCGCGCCGCCCATGCCCATGGCAAGTGGGTGGGCGTGTGCGGCGAACTGGCGGCCGACCCGCTGGCCGTGCCGCTGCTGGTGGGGTTGGGTGTGGATGAATTGAGCGTCTCGGCGCGCAGCATTCCCCTGGTCAAGGCGCGGGTGCGCGAACTCGACCTGCCGACGGCCCGCGCGCTGGCGCAGGCCGCCCTGACCCTGTGCTCGGCGGCGGACGTGCGCCAGAGCGTCGCCCTCGCGCTGCCGGAGGTGCACTGA
- the pfkB gene encoding 1-phosphofructokinase has translation MARILTLTLNPALDLTVRLPQLVLGEVNRSESVLSQAAGKGLNVAQVLADLGHSLTVAGFLGADNAQPFDALFRHRGFADAFVRVPGETRSNLKLAEGSGRITDINGPGPEVGEAQQDALLDRLDRIATDVEIAVVAGSLPRGVDPQWLRELLLRLQGHGLKVAFDCSGAALRAGIEAAPWLIKPNDQELGEACGQLAGSAGELTAQVRSLRDRGIEQVVLSQGAEGVRWFGPQGVWQAVPPTVEVASTVGAGDSLLAGMVHGLLAGWPPERVLRQATAVAALAVTQFQFGIGDAQRLQRIEDAVQVRALA, from the coding sequence ATGGCCCGCATCCTGACCCTGACCCTGAACCCCGCGCTGGACCTCACCGTGCGCCTGCCGCAGCTGGTGCTGGGCGAGGTGAACCGCAGCGAGTCGGTGCTCAGCCAGGCGGCCGGCAAGGGGCTGAATGTCGCCCAGGTGCTGGCGGACCTCGGCCACTCGCTCACCGTCGCCGGCTTTCTCGGGGCGGACAACGCGCAACCCTTCGACGCGCTGTTCCGCCATCGCGGCTTCGCCGATGCCTTCGTCCGCGTGCCCGGGGAAACCCGCAGCAACCTCAAGCTCGCCGAGGGCAGCGGGCGCATCACCGATATCAACGGACCCGGCCCCGAGGTGGGCGAGGCGCAGCAGGACGCGCTGCTGGATCGCCTCGACCGGATCGCCACCGATGTCGAGATCGCCGTGGTGGCCGGCAGCCTGCCGCGTGGCGTCGACCCGCAATGGCTGCGCGAACTCCTGCTGCGCCTGCAGGGCCATGGCCTGAAGGTGGCCTTCGACTGTAGCGGCGCGGCGTTGCGCGCAGGCATCGAGGCCGCGCCCTGGCTGATCAAGCCCAACGACCAGGAACTGGGCGAAGCCTGTGGACAACTGGCCGGCAGCGCCGGGGAACTGACCGCGCAGGTCCGATCGCTGCGGGACCGTGGCATCGAGCAGGTGGTGCTGTCCCAGGGCGCCGAGGGGGTGCGCTGGTTCGGCCCGCAGGGTGTCTGGCAGGCGGTGCCGCCGACGGTGGAAGTGGCCAGCACGGTGGGCGCCGGCGACTCGCTGCTGGCCGGCATGGTCCACGGCCTGCTGGCCGGTTGGCCGCCCGAGCGTGTGCTGCGCCAGGCCACGGCCGTGGCGGCGTTGGCGGTGACTCAATTCCAGTTCGGCATCGGCGACGCGCAGCGGCTGCAGCGCATCGAGGACGCGGTGCAGGTTCGGGCCCTGGCCTGA
- a CDS encoding PTS fructose-like transporter subunit IIB, translated as MNLALITACPNGQISSVLSARLLRAAAERLGWSVCVEQIDPQHPERRLSDGQIAAADWVLVVSTQPLELSRFAGKRLVQARPAEALAEPAVFLQRAAQEATLWQPGEPSEAPRAAKIVAVTACPTGVAHTFMAAEALQQAAQQMGIALRVETQGSVGARQPLSAAEIAAADVVLLAADIEVNPERFAGKRIFRCGTGVALKQPQATLERALKEATTESASSAGGGAAPTKNEARGVYKHLLTGVSFMLPMVVAGGLLIALSFVFGIEAFKQPGTLAAALMQIGGDAAFKLMVPMLAGYIAWSIADRPGLAPGMIGGLLASTLGAGFLGGIVAGLLAGYSARAIAQWLPLPASVAALKPILIIPLLASLFTGLVMIYVVGSPVAAMMSSLTDFLAGMGTTNAILLGLLLGGMMCVDLGGPINKAAYAFSVGLLASQSYAPMAAVMAGGMVPPIGMGIATLLARRKFAQSEREAGKAALVLGLCFISEGAIPFAAKDPLRVIPASIAGGALTGALSMLFGCKLLAPHGGLFVLLIPNAMNHALLYLLAIAAGSVVTGVLYALLKRGEAAPMMAMGQV; from the coding sequence ATGAACCTTGCCTTGATCACGGCCTGCCCCAACGGCCAGATTTCCAGCGTGCTCAGCGCCCGCCTGCTGCGTGCGGCGGCCGAGCGCCTGGGCTGGTCGGTGTGTGTCGAACAGATCGACCCGCAACATCCGGAACGCCGCCTGAGCGACGGCCAGATCGCCGCCGCCGACTGGGTACTGGTGGTGAGCACGCAGCCGCTGGAGCTGTCGCGCTTCGCCGGCAAGCGCCTGGTGCAGGCGCGCCCGGCCGAGGCGCTGGCCGAGCCGGCGGTGTTCCTCCAGCGTGCCGCGCAGGAGGCGACGCTCTGGCAGCCCGGCGAGCCATCGGAGGCGCCGCGCGCGGCGAAGATCGTCGCGGTGACGGCCTGCCCGACCGGCGTGGCGCATACCTTCATGGCCGCCGAAGCACTGCAGCAGGCGGCGCAGCAGATGGGCATCGCGTTGCGGGTGGAAACCCAGGGCTCGGTAGGCGCGCGCCAGCCGTTGAGCGCGGCAGAAATCGCCGCGGCGGACGTGGTGCTGCTGGCGGCGGACATCGAGGTGAATCCCGAGCGCTTCGCTGGCAAGCGCATCTTCCGCTGCGGCACGGGCGTTGCGCTGAAGCAGCCGCAGGCGACCCTCGAGCGGGCGTTGAAGGAAGCGACGACCGAGTCCGCCTCTTCTGCTGGCGGCGGCGCGGCGCCGACAAAAAATGAAGCGCGCGGCGTCTACAAGCACCTGCTCACCGGCGTGTCGTTCATGTTGCCGATGGTGGTGGCGGGCGGCCTGCTGATCGCGCTGTCGTTCGTCTTCGGCATCGAGGCCTTCAAGCAGCCGGGCACCCTGGCGGCGGCGCTGATGCAGATCGGCGGCGACGCGGCTTTCAAGCTAATGGTGCCGATGCTCGCGGGCTACATCGCCTGGTCCATCGCCGACCGCCCGGGCCTGGCGCCGGGGATGATCGGCGGCCTGCTGGCCAGTACGCTGGGCGCGGGGTTCCTCGGCGGCATCGTGGCCGGCCTGCTCGCGGGCTACTCGGCGCGGGCGATTGCCCAGTGGCTGCCGCTGCCGGCCAGCGTTGCGGCGCTCAAGCCGATCCTGATCATTCCGCTGCTGGCCAGCCTGTTCACCGGGCTGGTGATGATCTACGTGGTGGGTTCGCCGGTGGCGGCGATGATGAGTTCGCTCACCGACTTCCTCGCTGGCATGGGCACCACCAATGCCATCCTGCTCGGCCTGCTGTTGGGCGGGATGATGTGCGTGGACCTCGGCGGGCCGATCAACAAGGCGGCCTACGCCTTCTCCGTCGGCTTGCTCGCTTCGCAGAGCTATGCGCCGATGGCGGCGGTGATGGCCGGCGGCATGGTGCCGCCCATCGGCATGGGCATCGCCACGCTGCTGGCGCGACGCAAGTTCGCCCAGAGCGAGCGCGAGGCCGGCAAGGCCGCGCTGGTGCTGGGGCTGTGTTTCATCTCCGAGGGCGCGATCCCCTTTGCCGCCAAGGACCCGCTGCGGGTGATCCCGGCGAGCATCGCCGGTGGCGCACTGACTGGCGCGCTGTCGATGCTGTTCGGCTGCAAGCTGCTGGCGCCCCATGGCGGGCTGTTCGTGCTGCTGATCCCCAACGCGATGAACCACGCGCTGCTGTACCTGCTGGCGATTGCCGCCGGCAGCGTGGTGACCGGGGTGCTGTATGCGCTGCTCAAGCGCGGCGAGGCGGCGCCGATGATGGCGATGGGGCAGGTGTAG